From Agromyces sp. SYSU T00194, a single genomic window includes:
- a CDS encoding alpha/beta fold hydrolase, with translation MSAAFPGMTEMPDPQFVMSVNGRRLATYQWGPEDGPVVLCVHGFASSCRDNWVSTGWVRDLTRAGFRVLGVDQRGHGASDKPHEYRAYDMDRLVEDLDTVLDTYLLDSVSYVGYSLGARVGWQFAVAHPERVERAVLGGIPDGRPLARLQIEQARAYAESGTPVEDRVTHNYVTLAERVPGNDLLALVALAEGMRHGQADPDPDDPPLQQILFATGSEDAILERSKALAAVTPNGTFLELEGRHHFNAPGSRDFRRAAVEFLSE, from the coding sequence ATGAGCGCAGCATTCCCGGGGATGACCGAGATGCCCGACCCGCAGTTCGTGATGAGCGTGAACGGGCGACGGCTCGCCACCTACCAGTGGGGCCCCGAGGACGGCCCGGTCGTGCTCTGCGTGCACGGCTTCGCCTCGAGCTGCCGCGACAACTGGGTCAGCACCGGGTGGGTGCGCGACCTCACCCGGGCCGGGTTCCGGGTGCTCGGCGTCGACCAGCGCGGGCACGGCGCGAGCGACAAGCCGCACGAGTACCGCGCCTACGACATGGACCGCCTCGTCGAGGACCTCGACACCGTGCTCGACACGTACCTGCTCGACTCGGTCTCGTACGTCGGCTACTCGCTCGGTGCCCGCGTCGGCTGGCAGTTCGCCGTCGCGCATCCCGAGCGCGTCGAGCGGGCCGTGCTCGGCGGCATCCCCGACGGTCGCCCGCTCGCGCGCCTGCAGATCGAGCAGGCCCGCGCGTACGCCGAGTCGGGCACGCCCGTCGAGGATCGCGTCACCCACAACTACGTCACCCTCGCCGAACGCGTGCCCGGCAACGACCTGCTCGCACTCGTGGCGCTCGCCGAGGGCATGCGCCACGGCCAGGCCGACCCCGACCCCGACGACCCGCCGCTGCAGCAGATCCTCTTCGCGACCGGCAGCGAGGACGCCATCCTCGAGCGCTCGAAGGCGCTCGCCGCGGTCACGCCGAACGGCACGTTCCTCGAGCTGGAGGGTCGGCACCACTTCAACGCGCCCGGATCGCGCGACTTCCGCCGCGCGGCCGTGGAGTTCCTCTCGGAGTAG
- a CDS encoding beta-glucosidase — protein MTHTDTTGRRPAARRRGVVTALAASALAAPMVFAATAAPAAADEVDCSTVAWMDTSLSAEERAAALLDASSQHQIYRWLVEQPANDPTATEWRAGFNGEDPIVYPEQVPCTPWVVYTDGPDGIRFQDGVTAFPATLGVAATWNLDLAEEKGDAQGAEAFDKQKSVILAPGLASGRTPLSGRTPEYLGEDPVLTGLMTAAGVRGIEDRDDGRVVLSTPKHYVANEQETSRSTSSSNMDERTFRQIYDLPFAIAVDRGEPASVMCSYNQVNGVYTCEHPDLLEVALKADAGFAGYVMSDFGSVHSTAESLMGGLDQELNRPRWFSPARLDAALAAGDITQERIEEAATRVIVSYIEGGLFDTPLPDEPVADASTDAHKAIARTIAEQGSVLLANDGVLPLAAEAGETIALIGPTASLDANEDGVSAATVCSLPWRFGSAGTLTCEDLVSPETAITERAAADGVDVTFEDGDDLEAAAAAAAAADVAIVFGYQSMGEFSDIADLALQGDGDALVSTVAAANANTVVVLNTGSAVEMPWIDEVSAVLEGWYGGEQWGPALAGLLFGDVSPTGKLPMTFPVSLADTPTAGSEEQYPGVLDEFGIRQVDYSEGLEVGYRWYEAQDIAPLFEFGHGLSYTEFSYDQVTVTPKSTTGDQEIRVRFKLTNTGDVAGTEVAQVYLELPDATGEPSKRLIGWERVTLEPGQHRNVQVTLSAEDLADLHLLEYWDTAAGDWSTAPGTYVVTVGGSVSADAAASFTIR, from the coding sequence ATGACGCATACCGACACGACGGGCCGACGGCCCGCTGCACGACGGCGGGGGGTGGTCACGGCACTCGCGGCATCCGCACTCGCCGCGCCCATGGTGTTCGCCGCCACCGCGGCCCCTGCCGCGGCCGATGAGGTCGACTGTTCCACCGTCGCCTGGATGGACACCTCGCTGAGCGCCGAGGAGCGCGCCGCCGCCCTGCTCGACGCGAGCAGCCAGCACCAGATCTACCGCTGGCTGGTGGAGCAGCCGGCGAACGACCCCACCGCGACCGAGTGGCGCGCGGGCTTCAACGGCGAGGACCCCATCGTCTACCCCGAGCAGGTGCCCTGCACCCCGTGGGTCGTCTACACCGACGGTCCCGACGGCATCCGCTTCCAGGACGGCGTGACCGCCTTCCCCGCGACCCTCGGCGTCGCCGCGACCTGGAACCTCGACCTCGCCGAGGAGAAGGGCGACGCGCAGGGCGCCGAAGCGTTCGACAAGCAGAAGAGCGTGATCCTCGCGCCGGGGCTCGCGAGCGGGCGGACTCCGCTGTCGGGCCGTACGCCCGAGTACCTCGGCGAGGACCCGGTGCTGACGGGCCTCATGACCGCGGCCGGCGTGCGCGGCATCGAGGACCGCGACGACGGTCGCGTCGTGCTCTCCACGCCGAAGCACTACGTCGCGAACGAGCAGGAGACCAGCCGGTCGACGAGTTCGTCGAACATGGACGAGCGCACGTTCCGGCAGATCTACGACCTGCCGTTCGCCATCGCCGTCGACCGGGGCGAGCCGGCCAGCGTGATGTGCTCGTACAACCAGGTCAACGGCGTCTACACCTGCGAGCACCCCGACCTGCTCGAAGTCGCCCTGAAGGCGGACGCGGGCTTCGCGGGCTACGTGATGAGCGACTTCGGCTCCGTCCACTCGACGGCCGAGTCCCTCATGGGCGGACTCGACCAGGAGCTCAACCGTCCGCGCTGGTTCAGCCCCGCGCGGCTCGACGCCGCCCTGGCCGCCGGTGACATCACGCAGGAGCGCATCGAGGAGGCGGCGACCCGGGTCATCGTCTCGTACATCGAGGGCGGCCTGTTCGACACGCCGCTCCCCGACGAGCCGGTCGCCGACGCATCCACGGACGCGCACAAGGCGATCGCCCGCACCATCGCCGAGCAGGGATCCGTGCTGCTCGCCAACGACGGCGTGCTGCCGCTGGCGGCTGAGGCGGGCGAGACGATCGCGCTGATCGGCCCGACCGCGTCGCTCGATGCGAACGAGGACGGCGTCAGCGCCGCCACCGTCTGCTCCCTGCCGTGGCGCTTCGGCAGTGCCGGAACCCTCACCTGCGAGGACCTCGTCTCGCCGGAGACGGCGATCACCGAGCGGGCTGCCGCTGACGGCGTGGACGTCACCTTCGAGGATGGCGACGACCTCGAAGCAGCAGCGGCCGCCGCGGCCGCCGCCGACGTGGCGATCGTGTTCGGCTACCAGAGCATGGGCGAGTTCAGCGACATCGCCGACCTCGCGCTGCAGGGCGACGGCGACGCGCTCGTCTCCACGGTGGCCGCCGCCAATGCGAACACCGTCGTGGTGCTCAACACGGGCAGCGCGGTGGAGATGCCGTGGATCGACGAGGTCTCGGCCGTGCTCGAGGGCTGGTACGGCGGCGAGCAGTGGGGTCCGGCGCTCGCCGGCCTGCTCTTCGGCGACGTCAGCCCCACGGGCAAGCTGCCGATGACCTTCCCGGTCTCGCTCGCGGACACGCCGACGGCAGGCTCGGAGGAGCAGTACCCGGGCGTGCTCGACGAGTTCGGCATCCGCCAGGTCGACTACAGCGAGGGCCTGGAGGTCGGCTACCGCTGGTACGAGGCACAGGACATCGCTCCGCTGTTCGAGTTCGGACACGGCCTGTCCTACACCGAGTTCTCGTACGACCAGGTGACGGTGACCCCGAAGTCGACCACGGGCGACCAGGAGATCCGCGTGCGCTTCAAGCTCACCAACACCGGTGACGTCGCGGGCACCGAGGTGGCGCAGGTCTACCTCGAGCTGCCGGATGCCACGGGCGAGCCGTCGAAGCGACTCATCGGGTGGGAGCGCGTGACGCTCGAGCCCGGCCAGCACCGCAACGTGCAGGTGACCCTGTCGGCCGAGGACCTCGCCGACCTGCACCTGCTCGAGTACTGGGACACCGCTGCCGGTGACTGGTCGACCGCTCCGGGCACCTACGTGGTGACCGTCGGCGGCTCGGTCTCGGCCGACGCCGCGGCATCCTTCACCATCAGGTAG
- a CDS encoding alpha-L-rhamnosidase C-terminal domain-containing protein, producing the protein MPADTPTTLRRHLDEVLGTSRADAALEPEHGRPEEPCRDGRGSGRGLARTIGYAVRDGSADAAATWWYAPDQFELGVMHRLVREGFAANRFVHYAMNFGATVTVARYARGLTAGETSLELAASGVAIVHVDGAPVEVHRDAVGFRVPLPDGGGRVEVEVRTVDGEPPALAELGADTAWSVDAGDGWRPCEPRAGTASTAPHALGEPVVEVAARPVGMTDWEVDPPVLGRPYVASVQRPRIGAGETREEALATAGSGTESETRIEVVEAAPGTWTTAHEAAIRYLHVEADGGSVDAVRVEGRRRRAVRRGAFACSDDVLTRIWGTAARTLETCMQGLMVDGIKRDRMPWIGDHALGILANAFAAGDAGIARDSLVALGRPRHGFVNGIADYSLWWLIAVRSHLRQFGDLRFAEREAPHVRRFLATMDAFADADGVLRPVAGEDAFGPAGERAVFIDWGVAFDDGRDPTALQVLWFWAVRDGAEVLALAGADDADAWAARARGIRSTLLARAWDDRSRAWRTYLDGPAAGDTAGDHRAIDAALAGYPNFLAVLAGLESEATDAAESTCAEARDAADGRVAAITATTAGTPFMQAFALLALSRLGARAAAVARVRELWGGMLDAGASTFWEEFGIDADGGHAAMYGRPFGRSLAHAWASGPAALLPEAVLGIRPIDDGWRTVRVAPELGVLEWAAANVPTPAGDLFVHADRERVRLEVPAGVTVRLRGDEVRGPGAFTRPIGAAVVSGTTPARGPGWSTT; encoded by the coding sequence ATGCCCGCAGACACCCCGACGACCCTGCGCCGGCACCTCGACGAGGTGCTCGGCACCTCACGAGCGGATGCCGCGCTCGAGCCGGAACACGGTCGGCCGGAAGAGCCGTGCCGCGACGGCAGGGGCTCCGGTCGAGGGCTCGCCCGAACCATCGGGTATGCGGTGCGCGACGGATCCGCGGACGCCGCGGCCACCTGGTGGTACGCGCCCGACCAGTTCGAGCTCGGTGTGATGCACCGGCTCGTGCGCGAGGGGTTCGCGGCCAACCGGTTCGTGCACTACGCGATGAACTTCGGCGCCACGGTGACCGTTGCCCGATACGCCCGCGGCCTGACGGCCGGCGAGACATCGCTCGAGCTCGCGGCCTCCGGGGTCGCGATCGTGCACGTCGACGGGGCGCCCGTGGAGGTGCACCGCGACGCGGTCGGGTTCCGCGTGCCCCTGCCCGACGGAGGCGGTCGGGTGGAGGTGGAGGTGCGCACCGTCGACGGGGAGCCGCCCGCGCTTGCCGAACTCGGCGCGGACACCGCTTGGTCCGTGGACGCCGGCGACGGGTGGCGCCCGTGCGAGCCTCGGGCCGGCACCGCGTCGACGGCCCCGCACGCGCTGGGCGAGCCGGTGGTCGAGGTGGCCGCGCGACCGGTCGGCATGACGGACTGGGAGGTGGACCCGCCCGTGCTCGGACGGCCCTACGTCGCGAGCGTGCAGCGTCCGCGCATCGGTGCGGGGGAGACCCGGGAGGAGGCGCTTGCCACCGCGGGCAGCGGCACCGAATCGGAGACGCGCATCGAGGTCGTCGAGGCCGCGCCGGGCACGTGGACCACGGCCCACGAGGCCGCGATCCGGTACCTGCACGTCGAGGCCGACGGCGGATCCGTCGATGCCGTGCGAGTCGAGGGGCGGCGTCGGCGGGCGGTGCGCCGCGGCGCGTTCGCGTGCAGCGACGACGTGCTCACCCGCATCTGGGGCACCGCCGCCCGCACGCTCGAGACGTGCATGCAGGGCCTGATGGTCGACGGCATCAAGCGCGACCGCATGCCGTGGATCGGCGACCATGCGCTCGGCATCCTCGCGAACGCCTTCGCGGCGGGCGATGCGGGCATCGCCCGCGACAGCCTCGTCGCCCTCGGCCGCCCGCGTCACGGCTTCGTCAACGGCATCGCGGACTACTCGCTCTGGTGGCTCATCGCGGTGCGCTCCCACCTGCGCCAGTTCGGCGATCTCCGGTTCGCCGAGCGCGAGGCGCCGCACGTGCGCCGGTTCCTTGCGACGATGGACGCCTTCGCCGACGCCGACGGGGTGCTCCGTCCGGTGGCGGGCGAAGACGCGTTCGGTCCTGCAGGCGAACGCGCGGTGTTCATCGACTGGGGCGTCGCCTTCGACGACGGACGCGACCCGACGGCCCTCCAGGTGCTCTGGTTCTGGGCGGTGCGCGACGGCGCCGAGGTGCTCGCCCTGGCCGGCGCGGACGACGCCGACGCATGGGCGGCGCGCGCCCGGGGCATCCGCTCGACCCTCCTCGCCCGGGCCTGGGACGACCGGAGTCGCGCGTGGAGGACCTACCTCGACGGGCCGGCCGCCGGCGACACGGCGGGCGATCACCGGGCCATCGACGCCGCACTCGCCGGCTACCCGAACTTCCTCGCGGTGCTCGCGGGACTCGAGTCCGAGGCGACGGATGCCGCCGAGTCGACGTGTGCGGAGGCGCGCGATGCGGCCGACGGTCGCGTCGCAGCGATCACCGCGACCACTGCCGGCACCCCGTTCATGCAGGCGTTCGCGCTCCTCGCGCTCTCGCGCCTCGGCGCTCGCGCCGCCGCAGTGGCGCGGGTCCGCGAACTCTGGGGCGGCATGCTCGATGCGGGCGCGTCGACGTTCTGGGAGGAGTTCGGCATCGACGCCGACGGCGGCCACGCCGCCATGTACGGGCGGCCGTTCGGGCGCAGCCTCGCGCACGCGTGGGCGTCGGGGCCGGCGGCACTGCTGCCCGAGGCCGTGCTCGGCATCCGACCGATCGACGACGGCTGGCGCACGGTGCGGGTCGCCCCGGAGCTCGGGGTGCTCGAGTGGGCGGCGGCGAACGTGCCGACGCCGGCCGGCGACCTCTTCGTGCACGCCGACCGGGAGCGCGTGCGGCTGGAGGTGCCCGCGGGGGTGACGGTACGGCTGCGCGGCGACGAGGTCCGGGGGCCGGGCGCCTTCACACGGCCCATCGGCGCGGCGGTCGTCAGCGGGACGACGCCGGCGCGGGGCCCCGGGTGGTCGACGACCTGA
- a CDS encoding LacI family DNA-binding transcriptional regulator — protein sequence MTDQLPRKPARISDVARLAGVSLGTVSHALNHPSRLRPATLERVNDAIRELGFVRNANASTLATGRSSNIGMVAIAFGNSMFVDIARGAQRVARSEGYNLLLAGSEDSYDTQGQFVRFFDEARVAGLLLAPMEDSSEHVARMASHGRPVVLMNWDGDEDACRVVVDNEAVGYLAARHLIERGCRRITVLGGGDEFQPVQLRRRGIRRAIEELGDGVVADAVPTAALTPEAGAAAVRPIVEVSSAERPDGLLCLTDAIAIGAIRGIQSEGLEVPGDLLVIGCDHNTQSWDGDVTLTTIAMRGLEIGETAMGLLLDELTTDPAQHVHRRVVLEPRLEVRSSTTRGPAPASSR from the coding sequence GTGACCGACCAGCTGCCGCGGAAGCCCGCGCGCATCTCCGACGTCGCGCGGCTCGCGGGCGTGTCGCTCGGCACGGTCTCGCACGCCCTGAACCACCCGTCGCGGCTCCGCCCGGCGACGCTCGAGCGCGTCAACGACGCCATCAGAGAGCTCGGCTTCGTGCGCAACGCGAACGCGAGCACGCTCGCCACGGGCCGCAGCAGCAACATCGGCATGGTCGCGATCGCGTTCGGCAACTCGATGTTCGTCGACATCGCCCGGGGCGCGCAGCGCGTCGCGCGCAGCGAGGGGTACAACCTCCTCCTCGCCGGCAGCGAGGACTCGTACGACACGCAGGGCCAGTTCGTGCGGTTCTTCGACGAGGCCCGCGTGGCCGGCCTGCTGCTCGCGCCCATGGAGGACTCCTCGGAGCACGTCGCGCGCATGGCCTCGCACGGTCGCCCCGTCGTGCTCATGAACTGGGACGGCGACGAGGACGCGTGCCGGGTCGTCGTCGACAACGAGGCCGTGGGCTACCTCGCGGCGCGCCACCTGATCGAGCGCGGATGCCGACGCATCACGGTGCTCGGCGGCGGCGACGAGTTCCAGCCCGTGCAACTGCGGCGCCGCGGCATCCGTCGTGCGATCGAGGAACTCGGCGACGGCGTCGTGGCAGATGCGGTGCCGACCGCGGCGCTCACGCCCGAAGCGGGCGCGGCTGCGGTTCGACCGATCGTCGAGGTGTCTTCCGCCGAACGTCCCGACGGCCTCCTGTGCCTGACCGATGCCATCGCGATCGGTGCGATCCGGGGCATCCAGTCGGAGGGCCTCGAGGTGCCGGGCGACCTGCTCGTCATCGGGTGCGACCACAACACCCAGTCGTGGGACGGCGATGTCACGCTCACCACGATCGCGATGCGCGGGCTCGAGATCGGAGAGACGGCCATGGGCCTGCTGCTCGACGAGCTCACGACCGATCCGGCGCAGCACGTGCACCGCAGGGTCGTGCTCGAACCCCGGCTCGAGGTCAGGTCGTCGACCACCCGGGGCCCCGCGCCGGCGTCGTCCCGCTGA
- a CDS encoding GNAT family N-acetyltransferase: MAIEVRPASRFADVATMVGPKRPDANVCWCLSYRIPSREHRELGGRGRGERVRELCAEDPPPGVLAYDGDEVVGWAAVHPRADTQFARNRKIPHVDDLDVWCVWCIRIRPGHRKQGISHPLLAGAVEFARSYGAPAIEGYPLDNRGARIEQTMAYVGTRALFEGAGFTKAADTTSVLNGFPRVLMRLDLR, from the coding sequence ATGGCCATCGAGGTGCGCCCGGCGTCCCGCTTCGCGGACGTCGCGACCATGGTCGGGCCCAAGCGGCCCGACGCGAACGTGTGCTGGTGCCTGAGCTACCGCATCCCGTCGCGGGAGCACCGCGAGCTCGGCGGGCGCGGGCGGGGCGAGCGCGTGCGCGAGCTCTGCGCCGAGGACCCGCCGCCGGGCGTCCTCGCGTACGACGGCGACGAGGTGGTCGGCTGGGCGGCGGTGCATCCGCGGGCCGACACGCAGTTCGCGCGCAACCGCAAGATCCCGCACGTCGACGACCTCGACGTGTGGTGCGTCTGGTGCATCCGCATCCGTCCCGGGCACCGGAAGCAGGGCATCTCGCATCCCCTCCTGGCGGGCGCCGTCGAGTTCGCGCGATCGTACGGCGCGCCGGCGATCGAGGGGTACCCGCTCGACAACCGCGGCGCGCGGATCGAGCAGACGATGGCGTACGTGGGCACCCGGGCACTGTTCGAGGGTGCGGGCTTCACGAAGGCGGCCGACACGACGTCGGTGCTGAACGGGTTCCCGCGCGTGCTGATGCGACTCGACCTGCGCTGA
- a CDS encoding nitroreductase/quinone reductase family protein, producing MNDWNQGIIDEFRGNGGFVSTAGFGRNLLLVHHVGAKSRVERVSPLFALRSDAGWLIAASKGGAPAHPAWFHNLGAHPDTVVEAPGEGEVAVRAVELEGQERDAAWALFTSTSDGFSRYQERTSRVIPVVELRRR from the coding sequence GTGAACGACTGGAACCAGGGGATCATCGACGAGTTCCGCGGCAACGGCGGGTTCGTGAGCACCGCGGGGTTCGGGCGCAACCTGCTGCTCGTGCACCACGTCGGCGCGAAGTCGAGGGTCGAGCGCGTGTCGCCGCTGTTCGCCCTGCGCAGCGACGCGGGCTGGCTGATCGCCGCGTCGAAGGGCGGCGCGCCCGCGCACCCGGCCTGGTTCCACAATCTCGGCGCCCACCCCGACACCGTCGTCGAGGCGCCGGGGGAGGGAGAGGTCGCCGTGCGCGCGGTCGAGCTGGAGGGGCAGGAGCGGGATGCCGCCTGGGCGCTGTTCACCTCGACGAGCGACGGATTCTCGCGGTACCAGGAGCGGACGAGCCGGGTCATCCCGGTGGTCGAGCTGCGTCGTCGCTGA
- a CDS encoding LacI family DNA-binding transcriptional regulator has product MDRDAPAHEPVAVAPGARKAATIYDVARAAGVSHQTVSRYLKGYEGIRPATREKVERALKDLDYRMNMTARSLAMRRSNRVAALVHDIVQVGPSKTAQGASSAAHDAGYVLDFISLDFRDRAAIDEALELVARQDLAGVIAMSTTDHMAAAFAATEFRMPAFIVPEDEDDDDLRSDDPQSVHGHGMKLAIDHLVGLGHRRFFYIAGPTGWSSARNRAAAYHFALEHHGIASIGQAEGDWSPASGYAAAHQAAVRTDATALLVANDQMALGAMLALEEHGMRVPDDVSVVGFDDIPEARFFRPPLTTVRQDFDLQGRIAFGRLLQLIDGPDAYTVPPNVPELIVRRSTAPMRG; this is encoded by the coding sequence ATGGACCGTGACGCGCCCGCGCATGAGCCCGTCGCCGTGGCGCCCGGAGCCCGGAAGGCCGCGACGATCTACGACGTCGCGCGCGCCGCCGGGGTCTCGCACCAGACCGTGAGCCGCTACCTGAAGGGGTACGAGGGCATCCGCCCGGCGACCCGCGAGAAGGTCGAACGGGCGCTCAAGGACCTCGACTACCGCATGAACATGACCGCCCGGTCGCTCGCGATGCGACGCTCCAACCGGGTTGCCGCGCTCGTGCACGACATCGTGCAGGTCGGGCCGAGCAAGACCGCGCAGGGCGCGAGCAGCGCGGCGCACGACGCCGGGTACGTGCTCGACTTCATCTCGCTCGACTTCCGTGACCGCGCCGCGATCGACGAGGCGCTCGAACTGGTCGCCCGGCAGGACCTCGCCGGGGTGATCGCGATGTCGACGACCGACCACATGGCGGCCGCGTTCGCCGCGACCGAGTTCCGCATGCCCGCGTTCATCGTGCCCGAGGACGAGGACGACGACGACCTGCGCTCCGACGACCCGCAGAGCGTGCACGGGCACGGCATGAAGCTCGCGATCGACCACCTCGTCGGACTCGGGCATCGCCGCTTCTTCTACATCGCGGGCCCCACTGGCTGGTCGTCCGCCCGCAACCGCGCCGCCGCGTACCACTTCGCGCTCGAGCACCACGGCATCGCATCCATCGGCCAGGCGGAGGGCGACTGGTCGCCGGCATCCGGGTACGCCGCCGCGCACCAGGCGGCGGTACGCACCGACGCGACCGCGCTGCTGGTGGCCAACGACCAGATGGCGCTCGGGGCGATGCTCGCGCTCGAGGAGCACGGCATGCGCGTGCCCGACGACGTCAGCGTGGTCGGGTTCGACGACATCCCCGAGGCGCGGTTCTTCCGCCCGCCGCTCACGACCGTGCGCCAGGACTTCGACCTGCAGGGGCGCATCGCGTTCGGACGGTTGCTGCAGCTGATCGACGGCCCCGACGCCTACACGGTGCCCCCGAACGTGCCGGAGCTCATCGTGCGCAGGTCGACGGCGCCGATGCGCGGCTGA
- a CDS encoding beta-galactosidase, which translates to MTSHQHAHRPTGILFGAAYYAEYHREERTEQDLDLMREAGFTVIRVGESVWSTWEPRDGEFDLDWLQPVLDGAHERGIKVILGTPTYAVPPWLQTAYPEIAADRRTGEPMPWGARQEVDYSHPAFRFHAERVIRAVVARYADHPSVIGYQVDNEPGMELFHNRGSFQRFVRRLKVQYGDVETLNREWGLTYWSHRLSDWSDLWTPDGNSLPQYDLAWRRYQADLTTEFISWQADIVREYASPEQFVTTCIAYNRPALDDEELVANLDITAGNPYYAMQDHLDLTRELEPVTHWTTSGVAAVFRQADRLFSSNQSRFLVTETDAQAIGGSAFNLPPYPGQLTQAAFLFIARGAAMIEYWHWHTLPYGTETYWGGVIPHSLQPGRVYAELAEVGASLEAIGDALDGYEPDGDVALLWSNDSNFAFEFTPPLMRPDGQPDTTAYTRIFDAFHRGVLEAGAQSRILHAGQAHAMGAAELAARFPVLVAPAFYIATDADLDLLRDYAAAGGHLVVGIRTGYGDEEARARVEVAPARVGEAAGVHYEEFSNLQSDVPVTGEGGFAASADASGRLWADGLIAVEAEVLARYDHPRFGDFPAITTRAHGEGRITVVGTVPSPALAADLVRWAVPSTIADTLAAGRALPATVSSGTLPDGRRAWFCFNWSWDATAITLSRDVVDAVSGTAHAAGTELTLEAWSTLTLLDG; encoded by the coding sequence ATGACCTCGCACCAGCACGCACATCGCCCCACCGGCATCCTCTTCGGCGCCGCCTACTACGCGGAGTACCACCGCGAGGAGCGCACCGAGCAGGACCTCGACCTCATGCGGGAGGCCGGCTTCACGGTCATCCGGGTGGGCGAGTCGGTCTGGTCGACCTGGGAGCCGCGCGACGGCGAGTTCGACCTCGACTGGCTGCAGCCCGTGCTCGACGGCGCCCACGAGCGGGGCATCAAGGTCATCCTCGGCACGCCGACCTACGCGGTGCCGCCGTGGCTGCAGACCGCGTACCCGGAGATCGCGGCCGACCGCCGCACCGGGGAGCCCATGCCGTGGGGCGCCCGCCAGGAGGTCGACTACTCGCACCCGGCGTTCCGCTTCCACGCCGAGCGCGTCATCCGCGCCGTGGTCGCGCGCTACGCCGACCACCCGTCGGTCATCGGCTACCAGGTCGACAACGAGCCCGGCATGGAGCTCTTCCACAACCGCGGCAGCTTCCAGCGGTTCGTCCGTCGCCTGAAGGTGCAGTACGGCGACGTGGAGACGCTGAACCGCGAGTGGGGCCTGACCTACTGGTCGCACCGGCTCTCGGACTGGTCGGACCTGTGGACGCCCGACGGCAACTCGCTGCCGCAGTACGACCTGGCGTGGCGCCGCTACCAGGCCGACCTCACCACCGAGTTCATCTCGTGGCAGGCCGACATCGTGCGCGAGTATGCGAGCCCCGAGCAGTTCGTCACCACCTGCATCGCCTACAACCGCCCCGCACTCGACGACGAGGAACTCGTCGCGAACCTCGACATCACCGCCGGCAACCCGTACTACGCCATGCAGGACCACCTCGACCTCACGAGGGAGCTCGAGCCGGTCACGCACTGGACGACCTCAGGCGTGGCAGCGGTGTTCCGGCAGGCCGACCGCCTCTTCTCGTCGAACCAGTCGCGGTTCCTCGTGACCGAGACCGACGCGCAGGCGATCGGCGGGTCGGCGTTCAACCTGCCGCCCTACCCGGGCCAGCTCACCCAGGCGGCGTTCCTGTTCATCGCGCGCGGCGCCGCGATGATCGAGTACTGGCACTGGCACACCCTGCCGTACGGCACCGAGACCTACTGGGGCGGCGTCATCCCGCACAGCCTGCAGCCGGGGCGCGTCTACGCCGAGCTGGCCGAGGTCGGCGCGAGCCTCGAGGCCATCGGCGACGCGCTCGACGGGTACGAGCCCGACGGCGACGTCGCCCTGCTCTGGTCGAACGACAGCAACTTCGCGTTCGAGTTCACCCCGCCGCTGATGCGGCCCGACGGGCAGCCCGACACCACGGCGTACACGCGCATCTTCGACGCGTTCCACCGGGGCGTGCTCGAGGCCGGCGCGCAGTCGCGCATCCTGCACGCCGGGCAGGCGCACGCGATGGGGGCCGCCGAGCTCGCCGCCCGCTTCCCGGTGCTCGTCGCACCCGCCTTCTACATCGCGACCGACGCCGACCTCGACCTGCTGCGCGACTACGCGGCAGCGGGCGGGCATCTCGTCGTCGGCATCCGCACCGGCTACGGCGACGAGGAGGCCCGGGCCCGGGTCGAGGTCGCACCCGCCCGCGTGGGCGAGGCCGCCGGCGTGCACTACGAGGAGTTCTCGAACCTGCAGTCGGACGTGCCGGTCACGGGCGAGGGCGGGTTCGCGGCATCCGCGGATGCCTCGGGGCGCCTCTGGGCCGACGGGCTGATCGCCGTCGAGGCCGAGGTGCTCGCACGCTACGACCACCCGCGGTTCGGCGACTTCCCGGCCATCACCACCCGCGCCCACGGCGAGGGGCGCATCACCGTGGTCGGCACCGTGCCGTCGCCCGCGCTCGCCGCCGACCTCGTGCGCTGGGCCGTGCCCTCGACGATCGCCGACACGCTGGCCGCCGGCCGCGCGCTGCCCGCCACGGTCTCGTCGGGCACCCTGCCCGACGGCCGACGCGCCTGGTTCTGCTTCAACTGGAGCTGGGACGCGACCGCCATCACGCTCTCCCGCGACGTCGTGGATGCCGTCTCCGGCACGGCGCACGCCGCGGGCACCGAACTCACCCTCGAGGCATGGTCGACGCTGACCCTGCTCGACGGGTGA